A genomic region of Candidatus Pseudomonas phytovorans contains the following coding sequences:
- a CDS encoding curlin: protein MKRLYPLLLCLALAGQASWADDLMDNADLAPGNDLGEPVIIRLLPVGAGQAAVIEQQGSGNRAALDQNGQALLGRIVQAGGAQEAYILQEGSDLMASISQQGNGNSATIRQSGSSNSAAIEQIGNDNSASIVQSGSGLSSSVTQAGNGQHVQITQYR, encoded by the coding sequence ATGAAGCGCCTGTATCCACTGCTGCTCTGCCTGGCCCTCGCGGGCCAGGCCAGTTGGGCCGACGACCTGATGGACAATGCCGACCTAGCGCCCGGCAACGACCTCGGCGAGCCGGTGATCATCCGCCTGCTGCCGGTCGGCGCCGGCCAGGCCGCGGTGATCGAGCAGCAAGGGTCGGGCAACCGCGCCGCCCTCGACCAGAACGGCCAGGCCCTGCTGGGCCGCATAGTCCAGGCCGGTGGCGCGCAGGAGGCGTACATCCTGCAAGAAGGTAGTGACCTGATGGCCAGCATCAGCCAACAGGGAAATGGCAACAGCGCGACGATCCGTCAGAGCGGCAGCAGCAACAGCGCAGCCATCGAACAGATCGGCAACGACAACAGCGCCAGCATCGTGCAGTCCGGTTCGGGCCTTAGCAGCTCCGTAACCCAAGCCGGCAATGGCCAGCATGTTCAGATCACCCAATACCGATAG
- a CDS encoding Ig-like domain-containing protein, translating to MNTWSRRALFAAGFSLTVTSAAFAALSDVDPGPYTFATGGYPMWYKDSLNQSLELCQSRATSTRVPGTPAAPSYMCTLLPEPGIYDDALPLVFPDNWPPEMFWFLAEATIPAVGNSGYELDAYVAGLEAAFAAENPVDGDQQSFARIRLRVSVPRAGVYTITHPFGVETVNVTTPGRRAINITRDIGIGAPGNFTGALNGALGPWLRGVGGPYVEVNPDTGASETFIGDPNRLEAVVGSPFNTNFIRIDGPPGRIETALFTVSGKVLDQRAQTAVTLERATYSRNGSGTRVEVFAKAPKEASLCMRNGLALIGTPPSPCQFTLTADNNGLFFHQQLGQTAPPAVVVVTASNTAGGTQPTALSSKLTDVVKVSTARYDWANKRLLIEARSSDEVAIPDMLAQGYGRLSKSGTLQSITVNDVAQPPATVTIKSAHGGSDVEPVLVVGNAPVEAANQPPLAQSDVGSTSVGVPITLNLLQNDSDPDGNVPLTISDLTQPGTGLGGVVLNGTTSVTYTPPAGATQPLVATFSYRAVDSKGLKSTPATVTINVAPNQAPTANPETVATLGVPLTINVLANDTDPEGNLPLTVAALTQPTAGRGTVSTDGTTVTYTPPATVTAAFTTTFTYQIRDSLGALSNAGTVTVNVSPRPAAETFAVTAATVTARSNNRYNWDISGTSSVTTGNVVTVRVTTTTGVQTLGTATVPVNGRWRLAVSNSTTVIPTAAPTATITTSPGTTRTVNVVVQ from the coding sequence ATGAACACTTGGTCGCGCCGTGCGCTGTTCGCCGCCGGTTTTTCCCTCACCGTTACCAGCGCCGCCTTTGCCGCGTTGTCTGACGTCGACCCCGGGCCGTACACCTTCGCCACGGGTGGCTACCCGATGTGGTACAAGGACAGCCTCAACCAGTCCCTGGAGCTGTGCCAGTCACGTGCCACCAGTACCCGGGTGCCCGGTACTCCGGCCGCACCGTCCTACATGTGCACCCTGCTGCCGGAGCCCGGCATCTACGACGACGCCCTGCCGCTGGTGTTCCCAGACAACTGGCCGCCAGAAATGTTCTGGTTCCTGGCGGAGGCCACCATCCCTGCTGTCGGCAACAGTGGCTATGAACTGGATGCCTACGTCGCAGGTCTGGAAGCGGCCTTTGCCGCCGAAAACCCGGTGGATGGCGACCAGCAAAGCTTCGCCCGCATCCGGCTTCGTGTGTCGGTCCCGCGTGCAGGTGTCTACACCATCACCCACCCTTTCGGCGTCGAGACGGTCAACGTCACCACGCCCGGCCGGAGGGCGATCAACATCACCCGCGACATCGGCATCGGCGCACCGGGTAACTTCACGGGGGCGCTCAACGGCGCGCTCGGGCCATGGTTGCGTGGAGTTGGTGGGCCTTATGTGGAAGTCAACCCGGACACCGGCGCCAGCGAAACCTTCATTGGTGACCCGAACCGCCTGGAAGCCGTAGTCGGCAGCCCGTTCAACACCAACTTCATCCGCATCGATGGCCCGCCCGGGCGCATCGAGACTGCGCTGTTCACCGTTTCGGGCAAGGTGCTGGACCAGCGCGCACAAACCGCGGTCACCCTGGAGCGCGCCACCTACTCGCGTAACGGCAGCGGTACCCGTGTGGAAGTGTTCGCCAAGGCGCCGAAAGAGGCCAGCCTGTGCATGCGCAACGGCCTGGCACTGATCGGAACGCCCCCTTCGCCCTGCCAGTTCACCCTGACGGCAGACAACAACGGCCTGTTCTTCCACCAACAGCTTGGCCAGACAGCACCACCTGCAGTGGTAGTGGTAACGGCCAGCAACACGGCCGGCGGCACTCAGCCGACCGCGCTTTCGAGCAAGCTGACCGACGTGGTCAAGGTCAGCACCGCACGTTATGACTGGGCCAACAAGCGCCTGCTGATCGAGGCCAGGTCCAGTGACGAGGTGGCTATCCCCGACATGCTCGCCCAAGGTTACGGCCGCCTGTCGAAGTCGGGCACGTTGCAAAGCATCACGGTCAACGACGTGGCGCAACCACCGGCCACCGTCACGATCAAGTCTGCCCATGGCGGTAGCGACGTGGAACCGGTCCTGGTGGTGGGCAACGCTCCCGTCGAGGCGGCCAACCAGCCGCCGCTGGCCCAGTCCGATGTCGGCAGCACCAGCGTTGGGGTGCCGATCACCCTCAACCTGCTGCAAAACGACAGCGACCCGGACGGCAACGTGCCGCTGACCATCAGTGACCTGACCCAACCGGGTACCGGCCTTGGCGGCGTGGTGCTCAACGGCACCACTTCGGTCACTTACACCCCGCCAGCGGGGGCCACGCAACCGCTGGTGGCCACCTTCAGTTACCGGGCGGTGGACTCCAAAGGCCTGAAGTCGACACCGGCCACGGTGACCATCAACGTCGCGCCTAACCAGGCACCGACCGCCAACCCGGAAACCGTCGCTACACTCGGCGTGCCACTGACCATCAACGTGCTGGCCAACGACACCGATCCGGAAGGCAACCTGCCGTTGACCGTTGCTGCCCTTACCCAACCGACTGCCGGCCGCGGCACCGTCAGCACCGACGGTACCACGGTGACCTACACCCCACCGGCCACGGTGACGGCAGCCTTCACCACCACCTTCACCTACCAGATACGTGACTCGCTGGGGGCGCTGTCCAATGCCGGCACCGTCACCGTCAACGTGTCGCCACGCCCAGCCGCCGAAACCTTCGCGGTCACCGCCGCCACGGTCACGGCACGCTCCAACAACCGTTACAACTGGGACATCAGCGGCACTTCGTCGGTGACTACCGGCAACGTCGTCACCGTGCGGGTCACCACCACCACCGGCGTGCAGACCCTGGGCACCGCCACGGTACCGGTGAACGGCCGCTGGCGCCTGGCAGTCAGCAACAGCACCACGGTAATCCCGACCGCCGCGCCGACGGCGACCATTACCACCAGCCCGGGTACTACCCGCACCGTCAACGTGGTTGTGCAGTAA
- a CDS encoding curlin, protein MYKLAPLSAAIVLALAGQAMAADSTSSQTQDGKENIAEVSQTAASFASATQNQTGKGHNHLAVQTESTSDIQQSATGQYNAGYAEQLFENGSQITQQAGGSFNDAFASQSVGLNNEALQTQQGVGNKSTVWQDTQEGSKATTWQSGQRNEAFIEQTFGGTNNRSTVNQAGQDNYAAAEHLNQVDGDIQVYQDGHDNWAYGDQRDGTGGTIGIGQYGGGNSVEVWQDTQIGSQASVMQTGQANEGYIDQSFGAGNKVSLAQKGNANASWSDQFETNNATATITQTGNNNLFFTYQNGENLNLTINTKGNGNSITASNWKGAKMGGQFGTNQNATINQTGNGNGVNLTQKGADQVATLTQTGKGNQMQTKQDDVNNELYFEQNGTDNILIADQRGTDNYAYGNSQGTGNSITLDQSGYSNQSYTNQLYGSGNEATIKQTDNINVAYVTQGGQGNKAFVDQSGIAQTATITQLGSANMATVTQK, encoded by the coding sequence ATGTACAAGCTCGCTCCTTTAAGTGCCGCTATCGTCCTGGCCCTCGCAGGTCAAGCCATGGCCGCTGACAGCACCTCGTCCCAGACCCAGGACGGCAAGGAAAACATCGCCGAAGTCAGCCAGACCGCCGCGTCCTTCGCCTCGGCCACCCAGAACCAGACCGGCAAGGGCCATAACCACCTGGCGGTACAAACCGAAAGCACCAGCGATATCCAGCAGAGCGCCACCGGCCAGTACAACGCCGGCTACGCCGAGCAATTGTTCGAGAACGGCAGCCAGATCACCCAGCAAGCTGGGGGCAGCTTCAACGATGCCTTCGCCAGCCAGTCGGTAGGGCTGAACAATGAAGCGCTGCAAACCCAGCAAGGTGTCGGCAACAAATCCACCGTATGGCAGGACACCCAGGAAGGCAGCAAAGCTACCACCTGGCAATCCGGCCAGCGCAACGAGGCCTTCATCGAGCAGACCTTCGGTGGCACCAACAACCGCAGTACTGTCAACCAGGCCGGCCAGGACAACTACGCCGCCGCCGAGCACTTGAACCAGGTCGATGGCGACATCCAGGTCTACCAGGATGGCCACGACAACTGGGCCTACGGCGATCAGCGTGACGGCACCGGCGGCACCATAGGCATTGGCCAGTACGGTGGCGGCAACTCGGTCGAGGTGTGGCAGGACACCCAGATCGGCAGCCAGGCCTCAGTGATGCAGACCGGCCAAGCGAACGAAGGCTATATCGACCAGAGCTTCGGTGCCGGCAACAAGGTCAGCCTGGCCCAGAAAGGCAACGCCAACGCCAGTTGGTCGGACCAGTTCGAGACCAACAACGCAACCGCCACCATTACCCAGACCGGCAACAACAACCTGTTTTTCACCTATCAGAATGGTGAAAACCTCAACCTGACCATCAACACCAAGGGCAATGGCAACAGCATCACCGCCAGCAACTGGAAAGGCGCCAAGATGGGCGGCCAGTTCGGCACCAACCAGAACGCCACCATCAACCAGACCGGTAATGGCAACGGCGTCAACCTGACCCAGAAAGGCGCTGACCAGGTGGCCACGCTGACCCAGACGGGTAAAGGCAACCAGATGCAGACCAAGCAGGACGACGTCAACAACGAGCTGTACTTCGAGCAGAACGGCACCGACAACATCCTGATCGCCGACCAGCGCGGTACCGACAACTACGCCTACGGCAACAGCCAGGGCACCGGCAACTCCATCACCCTGGACCAGTCGGGCTACAGCAACCAGAGCTACACCAACCAGCTATACGGTAGCGGCAACGAAGCCACCATCAAACAGACTGACAACATCAACGTCGCCTACGTGACCCAGGGGGGTCAGGGCAACAAGGCGTTCGTCGACCAGAGCGGTATCGCGCAAACCGCCACCATCACCCAGCTGGGCAGCGCGAACATGGCCACTGTGACCCAGAAGTAA
- a CDS encoding LysR family transcriptional regulator produces MQPLDHLSLNLFIVVCEEGTIARAGERAFMAPSAVSKRISDIEARFGTALLKRSKRGVAPTPAGLALLRHAREMTRAMERLDSELSEYAEGARGHVRVLANVSSIMEFLPEELSAFMLENPLIRADIEERFSPDVVRGVAEGNADLGICRKSMAVGDLEFVPYRQDHLAVVVGADHPLAGRSQIAFEETLGYDHLGLSAFATLNAFMRKSAEQAGKELRFRSYVSSFDAAYRLVQFGLGLAVFPQEAVARYAALFDLRVIPLTDDWALGEFVICMRDRHALSLSARRLLDHLLLRAPAWQATG; encoded by the coding sequence ATGCAGCCACTCGACCACCTGTCCCTGAACCTGTTCATCGTCGTCTGCGAAGAAGGCACCATCGCCCGCGCCGGTGAGCGCGCGTTCATGGCGCCCTCCGCCGTCAGCAAACGCATCTCGGACATCGAGGCGCGCTTTGGCACCGCCTTGCTCAAGCGCAGCAAGCGCGGTGTGGCGCCCACCCCGGCAGGGCTTGCCCTGCTGCGCCATGCGCGGGAAATGACCCGCGCCATGGAACGCCTGGACAGCGAGCTGAGCGAATACGCCGAAGGCGCCCGTGGCCATGTGCGGGTATTGGCCAATGTCTCGTCCATCATGGAGTTCCTGCCTGAGGAACTGTCGGCATTCATGCTGGAAAACCCGCTGATCCGGGCCGACATCGAAGAACGTTTTAGCCCTGATGTCGTGCGTGGCGTGGCAGAGGGCAATGCAGACCTGGGGATTTGCCGCAAATCGATGGCGGTGGGTGACCTGGAGTTCGTACCGTACCGACAGGATCACCTGGCCGTGGTCGTTGGTGCTGATCACCCGTTAGCCGGCCGCAGCCAGATTGCCTTCGAGGAAACCCTGGGTTACGACCACCTTGGCCTCTCGGCCTTCGCCACGTTGAACGCGTTCATGCGTAAAAGCGCCGAACAGGCGGGCAAGGAACTGCGCTTTCGCTCGTATGTGTCGTCGTTCGACGCGGCATATCGCCTGGTGCAGTTTGGCCTGGGCCTGGCAGTGTTCCCGCAAGAGGCCGTGGCCCGTTATGCGGCACTGTTCGACCTGCGGGTGATTCCGCTGACCGATGACTGGGCGTTGGGCGAATTCGTCATCTGCATGCGCGACCGGCACGCGTTGTCGCTGTCGGCGCGGCGCCTGCTCGACCATCTTCTGTTGCGCGCACCGGCCTGGCAAGCTACCGGCTGA
- a CDS encoding hydroxymethylglutaryl-CoA lyase: protein MTTITINEVGMRDGLQSLQTIMPTAAKRRWIDVAYAAGVRHMEVASFVPARLLPQMADAREVVAHALTYPGLHVTVLAPNLRGARDALESGAHRIVAPVSVSMAHSLANVRRTPLEMVEEMGRMCQLRTEMGLHQVQVMAGMSVAFGCTRQGDVPLADLCALTRQVIEAGCDLVSLGDTTGYANPGQVATVLQAVRAIAGERLKAAHFHDTRGLALANSLVAVQQGIRELDASLAGLGGCPFAPGASGNTVSEDLVFMLQSMGYDTGIDLPALIESREVLSEALPGEPLYGCIARAGLPLNFANAARQA from the coding sequence ATGACAACAATAACAATCAACGAAGTCGGTATGCGCGATGGTCTGCAGAGCCTGCAGACGATCATGCCGACGGCCGCCAAGCGCCGTTGGATCGATGTGGCCTACGCCGCCGGCGTGCGCCACATGGAAGTTGCCTCGTTCGTGCCGGCGCGCCTGTTGCCGCAAATGGCCGATGCCCGCGAAGTGGTGGCCCATGCCCTCACATATCCAGGCCTGCACGTGACCGTGCTGGCGCCGAACCTGCGCGGTGCCAGGGACGCACTGGAGTCTGGCGCCCATCGCATCGTCGCGCCGGTATCGGTCAGCATGGCGCACAGCCTGGCCAACGTGCGCCGCACGCCGCTGGAAATGGTCGAGGAAATGGGGCGCATGTGCCAACTGCGCACGGAAATGGGCCTGCATCAGGTGCAGGTCATGGCCGGCATGTCGGTCGCCTTTGGCTGCACCCGCCAGGGTGACGTGCCGCTGGCCGACCTTTGCGCACTCACCCGACAAGTGATCGAAGCCGGCTGCGACCTGGTCTCGCTGGGCGACACTACCGGCTACGCCAACCCCGGCCAGGTGGCAACGGTGCTCCAGGCCGTGCGGGCGATTGCCGGCGAGCGGCTGAAAGCCGCGCACTTCCATGACACCCGCGGCCTGGCACTGGCCAACAGCCTGGTGGCCGTGCAGCAGGGTATCCGCGAACTGGATGCCTCGTTGGCTGGCCTGGGCGGCTGCCCGTTTGCTCCGGGCGCCTCCGGTAATACGGTCAGCGAGGATCTGGTGTTCATGCTGCAAAGCATGGGCTATGACACCGGCATCGACCTGCCTGCCCTGATCGAGTCGCGCGAGGTGCTCAGCGAAGCGCTACCCGGCGAACCACTTTATGGCTGCATTGCCCGCGCCGGATTGCCACTGAACTTTGCCAACGCTGCCCGCCAGGCCTGA
- a CDS encoding FecR domain-containing protein: protein MSAQALDHGLLQQAADWYARLAGQPGDLALQQAWEHWLAAAEAHRQAWAFVEQVSERFAPLQPQAASASHALGQLRRGGQSRRAVLRGLSTVAGVSVLGWLGWQGGAHQAWLAWQADYRTGVGRIEERELADGTRLWLNSASAVDVRFDARHRSLYLYRGEVLISTAEDARPLQVHTRDGRLQPLGTRFSVLQGDDRTQLTVFAGEVLGRCAASGLQQRVAAGRAVSFDSQRFTSQHEAPAMRESWRDGVLLARDTDLRSLVAELARYRTGYLGVAPELADLRIMGAYPLQDTDQALEMLARTLPVRIERRLPWWVSVEPAD, encoded by the coding sequence GTGAGCGCCCAGGCCCTGGACCACGGCCTGCTGCAGCAGGCCGCCGATTGGTATGCGCGTTTGGCGGGGCAGCCCGGTGACCTGGCGTTGCAGCAGGCCTGGGAACACTGGCTGGCTGCCGCCGAGGCGCATCGCCAGGCCTGGGCTTTCGTCGAGCAAGTCAGCGAACGCTTTGCACCTTTGCAGCCACAGGCCGCCAGCGCCAGCCATGCCCTGGGCCAGTTACGCCGTGGTGGTCAATCGCGCCGGGCGGTGCTGCGCGGCCTGTCGACCGTCGCTGGCGTCAGCGTGCTTGGCTGGCTGGGTTGGCAAGGTGGCGCGCATCAGGCCTGGCTGGCCTGGCAGGCTGACTACCGCACTGGGGTTGGCCGGATAGAGGAACGCGAGCTTGCCGATGGCACGCGCCTGTGGCTGAACAGCGCCAGTGCTGTCGACGTACGTTTCGATGCCCGGCACCGTTCGCTGTATCTGTACCGCGGCGAGGTGCTGATCAGCACTGCTGAGGATGCGCGCCCGCTGCAGGTACATACCCGCGACGGCCGCCTGCAGCCGCTGGGCACGCGCTTCAGCGTGTTGCAGGGCGATGACCGCACGCAGTTGACGGTGTTTGCTGGCGAAGTACTGGGACGTTGTGCCGCGTCCGGCTTGCAGCAGCGCGTTGCCGCAGGCCGGGCAGTCAGTTTCGACAGCCAACGCTTCACCTCCCAGCACGAGGCACCGGCGATGCGCGAAAGCTGGCGCGACGGTGTGCTGCTGGCGCGTGATACAGACCTGCGCAGCCTGGTGGCCGAACTGGCCCGCTACCGTACTGGCTACCTGGGCGTGGCGCCAGAGCTGGCCGATCTGCGCATCATGGGGGCTTACCCACTGCAAGACACTGACCAGGCCCTGGAAATGCTGGCGCGCACGCTGCCGGTTCGCATTGAGCGGCGGCTGCCCTGGTGGGTAAGCGTCGAGCCTGCCGACTGA
- the alkB gene encoding DNA oxidative demethylase AlkB, giving the protein MIQSDLDLFGPQPQRLASHTVLLPGFALAETEALLDALRPVLRAAPFRHMHTPGGLRMAVGLTNCGTLGWVSDEQGYRYSPSDPLSGKPWPALPPVLLALAARAAALAGFEGFLPDACLVNHYLPGTRLSLHQDRDEQDFGQPIVSVSLGLPAVFLFGGLQRADKARRIALSHGDVLVWGGEDRLRFHGVLPIKPGMHARMGERRINLTLRKAGG; this is encoded by the coding sequence ATGATCCAGTCGGACCTCGACCTGTTCGGCCCTCAGCCGCAACGCCTGGCCAGCCACACCGTGCTGCTGCCCGGCTTTGCCCTGGCCGAAACCGAAGCGCTGCTCGATGCCTTGCGCCCGGTGCTGCGCGCTGCGCCCTTTCGGCACATGCACACCCCGGGCGGCCTGCGCATGGCAGTAGGCCTGACCAACTGCGGCACGCTGGGTTGGGTAAGTGACGAACAGGGTTACCGTTACAGCCCCAGCGATCCGCTTAGCGGCAAGCCTTGGCCCGCCCTGCCCCCGGTTCTGCTCGCCCTCGCCGCCCGCGCTGCAGCCCTGGCCGGTTTCGAGGGGTTCTTACCGGATGCCTGCCTGGTCAACCATTACCTGCCCGGCACACGCCTGAGCCTGCACCAGGACCGTGACGAGCAGGACTTCGGCCAGCCGATTGTGTCGGTTTCGCTGGGCCTGCCAGCGGTGTTCCTGTTTGGCGGCCTGCAACGTGCCGACAAGGCCCGTCGCATTGCGCTGAGCCACGGTGATGTGTTGGTCTGGGGTGGTGAGGACCGCTTGCGCTTTCACGGTGTACTGCCCATCAAACCCGGCATGCATGCGCGCATGGGCGAACGGCGAATCAACCTGACCTTGCGCAAGGCGGGTGGCTGA
- a CDS encoding sigma-70 family RNA polymerase sigma factor, which yields MSPPSPPSDIGSLYQLHHGWIRNLFRHKLGNAHDAAELAHDVFLRLLSKPRSFASDADAKAFLGAMSRNMCVDFWRRRRVEQAWLEVLAERPEAFHPSEEHRALMLEALVQVQTMLERLPAAVAEAFVLAQLHGLGYRAIAEQLGVSERTVTSYMAKAMFHCAVLEAELAGLQLL from the coding sequence ATGTCCCCACCATCCCCACCATCTGACATCGGCAGCCTCTACCAGCTGCACCACGGTTGGATCCGCAACTTGTTTCGTCACAAATTGGGCAACGCGCACGATGCCGCCGAACTGGCGCACGATGTGTTCCTGCGCTTGCTCAGCAAACCGCGCAGCTTTGCCAGTGATGCGGATGCCAAAGCCTTCCTGGGGGCGATGTCACGCAATATGTGCGTGGATTTTTGGCGCCGACGCCGGGTTGAACAAGCCTGGCTGGAAGTGTTGGCCGAACGCCCCGAGGCGTTCCACCCGAGCGAGGAGCATCGGGCCCTGATGCTGGAAGCTTTGGTGCAGGTGCAGACCATGCTCGAACGGTTGCCGGCAGCGGTGGCCGAGGCGTTCGTGCTGGCCCAGTTGCATGGCTTGGGTTACCGCGCCATTGCCGAACAATTGGGGGTCAGCGAGCGCACCGTGACCAGCTATATGGCCAAAGCCATGTTCCACTGCGCTGTACTTGAGGCCGAACTGGCCGGGCTGCAGTTGCTGTGA
- a CDS encoding TonB-dependent siderophore receptor: MSPVHRLHPLALALALSVAVTCAAQAGQAAQAQVFDLAAGPLDTRLTEFAAQSGLYLSTEPHLLSGKRSQPLQGRFSAEQALQIMIAGSGLQAVPLGNGRFLLQPAPAAGAVELGATTIGASLAEPTTEASGSYTTPVATIGKGVKRIKDIPQAISVVTRQRMDEQNISSVTDALANSPGITVVPSFTGSQFYSRGFFINSFQYDGVPLERQLYARGSSFTGQTAILDRVEVLRGPQGLLEGGGDPSGAVNLVRKRPTADAQTHLSAKAGSWDHYALQVDTSAPLDAQGRLRGRLVMDYDTTQSFVDYVQSDNQTLYAALDYDLSDSTLLGLGYSHERVDATPYMMGIPNYSNGSMPHMGRSTYLGTRWDNWDKTQDTYYLDLTQRLNNDWTLKGSLVNIREFNDFKYLQRRGRMGPGYTLAGDAYAFDYFSEHWGGDLNANGDVQLFGRRLGLTVGGNYSRLKSNDVWGARYNYVTPINIFDYTPSAVEPTDDSIYAANQWLDGYTSTQKGLYGVADYQLTDRLQLILGARVSTFRTVFDSDGPWGVSRSTAQKHGKLTPYAGLVYALDEQWNAYASYTEIFKPQTQRTAEGTLLEARTGHSYEIGLKGELADGRVNTTLAVYRMEQDNIPLPDASVSSDVAALCGGTCYRPAGTVRSQGLEAEISGEVLTGLQLSAAYTLNLLKYLDEEPAVAGNITGNTETPKHIFRAWANYRLPAAWRQVSVGAGVNAQSHAAGYGYYGREQGGYAVWDARLGYDVDEHLSVAINVNNLFDRRYYRAIDYDHNFFGDPRNVLLSVDYRL, encoded by the coding sequence ATGTCGCCCGTACACCGTCTTCATCCCCTTGCCCTGGCCTTGGCGCTCAGCGTTGCTGTCACGTGCGCAGCCCAAGCCGGCCAGGCGGCCCAGGCCCAGGTTTTCGACCTGGCCGCCGGCCCTCTGGATACACGCCTGACTGAGTTCGCGGCGCAATCCGGGCTGTACCTTAGCACCGAGCCACACCTGCTAAGTGGCAAGCGCAGCCAGCCGCTTCAAGGGCGCTTCTCGGCCGAACAGGCTTTGCAGATAATGATTGCCGGCAGCGGCCTGCAGGCCGTGCCCTTGGGTAATGGCCGCTTTCTGTTGCAGCCTGCGCCCGCAGCGGGCGCTGTAGAGCTGGGTGCAACCACTATCGGCGCCAGCTTGGCAGAACCGACCACCGAGGCCAGCGGCTCCTACACCACGCCAGTGGCGACGATCGGCAAGGGCGTCAAGCGTATCAAGGACATCCCGCAGGCCATCAGCGTGGTTACCCGCCAGCGGATGGACGAGCAGAACATCAGCAGCGTGACTGATGCCCTGGCCAATTCACCCGGTATTACTGTGGTGCCCTCATTCACCGGCAGCCAGTTTTATTCCCGTGGTTTCTTCATCAACAGTTTCCAGTATGACGGCGTGCCGCTGGAGCGTCAGTTGTACGCACGCGGTTCCAGTTTCACAGGGCAGACCGCAATCCTCGACCGCGTCGAGGTCTTGCGCGGCCCGCAAGGCCTGCTGGAAGGCGGTGGCGACCCCTCGGGGGCGGTGAACCTGGTGCGCAAGCGCCCGACCGCCGACGCGCAAACCCACCTGAGCGCCAAAGCCGGCTCCTGGGATCATTACGCCCTGCAGGTCGACACCAGCGCGCCGCTGGATGCGCAAGGGCGCCTGCGTGGCCGGCTGGTCATGGACTACGACACCACCCAGTCATTCGTCGATTACGTGCAAAGCGACAACCAGACGCTGTATGCCGCCCTGGACTACGACCTTTCCGACAGTACACTGCTTGGCCTGGGCTACAGCCATGAGCGGGTCGATGCTACGCCTTACATGATGGGCATTCCCAACTATAGCAACGGCAGCATGCCGCACATGGGGCGCTCCACCTACCTGGGCACGCGCTGGGACAACTGGGACAAGACTCAGGACACCTACTACCTCGACCTGACCCAACGCCTGAACAATGACTGGACGCTGAAGGGCAGCCTGGTGAACATCCGCGAGTTCAATGACTTCAAGTACCTGCAGCGGCGCGGCCGTATGGGGCCAGGCTACACGTTGGCCGGTGATGCGTATGCATTCGACTACTTTTCCGAGCACTGGGGTGGCGACTTGAACGCCAATGGTGATGTGCAGCTGTTTGGCCGACGCCTTGGCCTGACGGTGGGTGGCAACTACTCGCGGCTCAAGAGCAACGACGTCTGGGGCGCTCGCTATAACTACGTTACGCCCATCAACATTTTCGATTACACCCCCAGTGCGGTGGAACCCACCGACGATTCGATCTATGCCGCCAACCAGTGGCTCGATGGCTATACCTCCACCCAGAAGGGCCTGTATGGCGTTGCCGACTACCAGCTGACAGACCGCTTGCAGCTGATTTTGGGCGCGCGGGTTTCCACCTTCCGCACGGTATTCGATTCCGACGGACCGTGGGGCGTCAGCCGCAGCACTGCACAAAAGCATGGCAAGCTCACGCCATATGCGGGGCTGGTGTATGCACTGGATGAACAGTGGAATGCTTATGCCAGCTATACCGAGATCTTCAAACCTCAAACCCAGCGCACGGCTGAGGGCACTTTGCTTGAGGCGCGTACTGGGCACAGCTACGAGATCGGGCTGAAAGGCGAACTGGCCGATGGCCGGGTCAACACCACGCTGGCGGTGTACCGCATGGAGCAGGACAACATCCCGTTGCCGGACGCCAGTGTCAGCTCGGACGTAGCTGCGTTGTGCGGGGGTACCTGCTACCGCCCGGCGGGCACAGTGCGCAGCCAGGGCCTGGAGGCCGAGATCAGCGGAGAGGTGCTAACAGGCTTGCAATTGTCTGCCGCCTACACCCTCAACCTGCTCAAGTACCTGGACGAAGAGCCTGCCGTGGCCGGCAACATCACGGGCAATACCGAAACGCCCAAGCATATATTCCGTGCCTGGGCCAATTACCGGTTGCCTGCCGCCTGGCGCCAGGTCAGCGTGGGTGCAGGGGTGAACGCCCAGAGTCATGCTGCGGGTTACGGGTATTACGGGCGAGAGCAGGGCGGGTATGCGGTTTGGGATGCGCGATTGGGGTATGACGTGGATGAGCATTTGAGCGTGGCGATCAACGTCAACAACCTGTTCGACCGGCGTTATTACAGGGCCATCGACTACGACCACAACTTCTTTGGGGACCCACGTAATGTGTTGCTGAGCGTCGATTACCGTTTGTGA